Genomic window (Salvelinus fontinalis isolate EN_2023a chromosome 3, ASM2944872v1, whole genome shotgun sequence):
GGTATGGAGGGGGACTGCCATGGGAAGAGGTATGGAGGGGGACTGCCATGGGAAGGGGTATGGAGGGGGACTGCCATGGGAAGGGGTATGGAGGGGGACTGCCATGGGAAAGGGTATGGAGGGGGACTGCCATGGGAAGGGGTATGGAGGGGGACTGCCATGGGAAGAGGTATGGAGGGGGACAGCCATGGGAAGGGGTATGGAGGGGGACTGCCATGGGAAGGGGTATGGAGGGGGACTGCCATGGGAAGGGGTATGGAGGGGGACTGCCATGGGAAGGGGTATGGAGGGGGACTGCCATGGGAAGAGGTATGGAGGGGGACTGCCATGGGAAGAGGTATGGAGGGGGACTGCCATGGGAAGAGGTATGGAGGGGGACTGCCATGGGAAGAGGTATGGAGGGGGACTGCCATGGGAAGTGGTATGGAGGGGGACTGCCATGGGAAGGGGTATGGAGGGGGACTGCCATGGGAAGTGGTATGGAGGGGGACTGCCATGGGAAGGGGTATGGAGGGGGACTGCCATGGGAAGGGGTATGGAGGGGGACTGCCATGGGAAGGGGTATGGAGGGGGACTGCCATGGGAAAGGGTATGGAGGGGGACTGCCATGGGAAAGGGTATGGAGGGGGACTGCCATGGGAAGTGGTATGGAGGGGGACTGCCATGGGAAGGGGTATGGAGGGGGACTGCCATGGGAAGGGGTATGGAGGGGGACTGCCATGGGAAGGGGTATGGAGGGGGACTGCCATGGGAAAGGGTATGGAGGGGGACTGCCATGGGAAGGGGTATGGAGGGGGACTGCCATGGGAAGAGGTATGGAGGGGGACTGCCATGGGAAGAGGTATGGAGGGAGACAGCCATGGGAAGGGGTATGGAGGGGGACTGCCATGGGAAGAGGTATGGAGGGGGACTCCCATGGGAAGAGGTATGGAGGGGGACTGCCATGGGAAGGGGTATGGAGGGGGACTGCCATTGGAAGGGGTATGGAGGGGGACTGCCATGGGAAGAGGTATGGAGGGGGACTGCCATGGGAAGAGGTATGG
Coding sequences:
- the LOC129835152 gene encoding uncharacterized protein LOC129835152 — encoded protein: MAVPLHTSSHGSPPPYLFPWQSPSIPLPMAVPLHTSSHGSPPPYLFPWQSPSIPLPMAVPLHTPSHGSPPPYPFQWQSPSIPLPMAVPLHTSSHGSPPPYPFQWQSPSIPLPMAVPLHTSSHGSPPPYLFPWQSPSIPLPMAVSLHTSSHGSPPPYLFPWQSPSIPLPMAVPLHTLSHGSPPPYPFPWQSPSIPLPMAVPLHTPSHGSPPPYHFPWQSPSIPFPMAVPLHTLSHGSPPPYPFPWQSPSIPLPMAVPLHTPSHGSPPPYHFPWQSPSIPLPMAVPLHTTSHGSPPPYLFPWQSPSIPLPMAVPLHTSSHGSPPPYLFPWQSPSIPLPMAVPLHTPSHGSPPPYPFPWQSPSIPLPMAVPLHTSSHGSPPPYPFPWQSPSIPFPMAVPLHTPSHGSPPPYPFPWQSPSIPLPMAVPLHTPSHGSPPPYPFPWQSPSIPLPMAVPLHTPSHGSPPPYPFPWQSPSIPLPMAVPLHTSSHGSPPPYLFPWQSPSIPLPMAVPLHTSSHGSPPPYPFPWQSPSIPLPMAVPLHTPSHGSPPPYLFPWQSPSIPLPMAVPLHTSSHGSPPPYPFPWQSPSIPLPMAVPLHTPSHGSPPPYPFPWQSPSIPLPMAVP